Proteins from one Deinococcus aestuarii genomic window:
- a CDS encoding GNAT family N-acetyltransferase, with protein sequence MPRIGCTADVSPSDANYSRKVIHAHWPLYGLTLRTPRLELRYPREPELGQFAEIAANGVSRPGQRTFLTPWTELLPEQRGLCVIQNHWGSKAEWGIHSRVLNLGVFAEGQPIGMVSLRGKEFSVLREVTTGSWLGLDFQGQGYGTGARIALLHFAFENLGAVAARTEVFQENAASQGVSRKLGYRPDGLSRDVLDGQVIVSDRLRLTRERWRRPPHVSVTVTGFDQCQHFFSGK encoded by the coding sequence ATGCCCCGGATAGGCTGTACGGCAGATGTTTCGCCGAGCGACGCCAACTATTCTCGGAAAGTGATCCATGCTCACTGGCCGCTCTACGGCCTGACTTTACGTACTCCTCGCCTTGAGCTGCGTTACCCTCGCGAACCCGAATTGGGACAATTTGCAGAGATCGCGGCCAATGGCGTAAGTAGGCCGGGCCAACGGACCTTCCTGACTCCCTGGACAGAGCTTCTACCTGAACAACGTGGCTTATGTGTCATCCAGAATCATTGGGGAAGCAAAGCCGAGTGGGGAATTCATAGTCGGGTCCTCAATTTGGGCGTTTTTGCAGAAGGACAGCCTATAGGAATGGTGTCGCTCAGAGGCAAGGAGTTTTCGGTTCTTCGTGAGGTCACGACAGGCTCCTGGTTGGGGCTGGATTTTCAGGGGCAAGGCTATGGGACGGGAGCCCGTATCGCGCTCCTGCATTTCGCCTTTGAGAATCTTGGAGCAGTCGCCGCACGGACCGAGGTCTTCCAAGAAAATGCAGCCTCTCAGGGAGTGTCCAGAAAGCTGGGATATCGGCCTGATGGGCTCTCCAGAGATGTTCTTGACGGGCAGGTGATCGTATCCGACAGGCTACGTCTCACGCGAGAACGTTGGCGGCGTCCCCCCCATGTGTCTGTGACTGTTACAGGATTTGATCAGTGCCAGCATTTTTTCTCAGGGAAGTAG
- a CDS encoding IclR family transcriptional regulator, with protein MTTTARQKPGRTRSGETSSVRTLERGLTVLLALKELRRAPLSVLARHVGLSASTTYRLLETLRQHGFVEWDEPSGVYSVGLRAYQVGLAFTERSNLIQSAHPEMEGLVRDLNETVNLAVLYGSEAVYVHQVEGRQLMRMFAHLGDNAPLHASGVGKILLAWRPETDVRQKLGDGPFPAYTTHSITTLAALVRELGQVRAQGYSVDDEERELGVRCVAVPVRDHTRQVVASLSVSAPTSRFGRDQIAEVAGRMTQAAEQVSVRLGWG; from the coding sequence ATGACGACGACCGCACGGCAGAAACCGGGCCGCACCCGCAGCGGCGAGACGAGCAGCGTCCGCACCCTGGAGAGGGGGCTGACCGTCCTGCTGGCCCTCAAGGAGTTGCGCCGCGCGCCGCTGAGCGTGCTCGCCCGGCACGTGGGCCTGTCGGCGAGCACGACCTACCGGCTGCTGGAGACCCTGCGCCAGCACGGCTTCGTGGAGTGGGACGAACCCAGCGGTGTCTACAGCGTGGGGCTGCGGGCCTATCAGGTGGGGCTCGCCTTCACCGAGCGCAGCAACCTGATCCAGTCCGCCCACCCCGAGATGGAGGGGCTGGTGCGGGACCTGAACGAAACCGTCAACCTCGCCGTGCTGTACGGCTCGGAGGCGGTGTACGTGCATCAGGTGGAGGGCCGCCAGCTCATGCGGATGTTCGCGCACCTCGGCGACAATGCGCCGCTGCACGCTTCCGGGGTGGGCAAAATCCTGCTCGCCTGGCGCCCCGAGACGGATGTCCGGCAAAAGCTCGGCGACGGGCCCTTCCCGGCCTATACGACGCACTCGATCACCACCCTCGCGGCGCTGGTGCGCGAACTGGGGCAGGTGCGCGCGCAGGGCTACAGCGTGGACGACGAGGAGCGCGAACTGGGCGTGCGCTGCGTGGCCGTGCCCGTCCGCGACCACACCCGGCAGGTCGTGGCGTCCCTGAGCGTCTCCGCGCCCACCTCACGCTTCGGCCGGGACCAGATCGCGGAGGTCGCCGGGCGGATGACCCAGGCCGCCGAGCAGGTGTCGGTCCGCCTGGGCTGGGGCTGA
- the aceB gene encoding malate synthase A yields MTTIPHTPAGLALTAPVQETHAEVLTPEALAFVAELHRRFDARRRELLARREERQARLDAGELPDFLPETEGVRAGDWKISPLPADLQDRRVEITGPVDRKMIINALNSGARMFMADFEDASSPVWENMLDGQLNLRDAVRGTISLDQGGKSYRLGDKPAMLLVRPRGLHLPEKHVTVDGETLGGSLFDFGLYAFHNAQERLNRGTGTYFYIPKLESHLEARWWNDVFTFTEDTLGVPRGTIRATVLIETILAAFEMDEILYELREHSAGLNAGRWDYIFSYIKKFRNRGDRILPDRAQVTMAVPMMANYSKLAIQTCHKRGAPAIGGMSAFIPVKNDPAANERAFEQVRADKEREATNGHDGTWVAHPGMVGLATEVFDRLMPTPNQIDSGKQMDLAVTAEDLLTPPEGTVTESGVRTNISVGIQYLAAWLQGRGAVPIHNLMEDAATAEISRAQLWQWLHQGVRLDDGRTLTPELLDALFGEELGKLGPDLAEAGRLFKDVATRDPLADFLTLPAYEQLA; encoded by the coding sequence GTGACGACGATCCCGCACACGCCCGCCGGTCTGGCCCTGACCGCTCCCGTTCAGGAAACCCACGCCGAGGTTCTGACCCCGGAGGCCCTCGCCTTCGTGGCCGAGCTGCACCGCCGCTTCGACGCCCGGCGCCGCGAGTTGCTGGCCCGGCGCGAGGAGCGGCAGGCCCGGCTGGACGCGGGTGAGCTGCCCGATTTCCTGCCCGAGACCGAGGGCGTGCGCGCGGGCGACTGGAAGATCAGCCCCCTGCCCGCCGACCTGCAAGACCGCCGGGTGGAGATCACGGGTCCGGTGGACCGCAAAATGATCATCAACGCCCTGAACAGCGGCGCCCGCATGTTCATGGCCGACTTCGAGGACGCCAGCAGCCCGGTCTGGGAGAACATGCTCGACGGCCAGCTCAACCTGCGCGACGCCGTGCGCGGCACCATCTCGCTCGACCAGGGGGGCAAGAGCTACCGCCTGGGCGACAAGCCCGCCATGCTGCTCGTCCGCCCGCGCGGCCTGCACCTCCCCGAAAAACACGTCACCGTGGACGGCGAGACCCTGGGCGGATCGCTGTTCGACTTCGGGCTATATGCCTTCCACAACGCGCAGGAGCGGCTGAACCGCGGCACGGGCACGTATTTCTACATCCCCAAGCTCGAAAGCCACCTCGAAGCGCGGTGGTGGAACGACGTATTCACCTTCACGGAGGACACCCTCGGCGTTCCGCGCGGAACCATCCGGGCGACCGTCCTGATCGAGACGATCCTGGCCGCCTTCGAGATGGACGAGATTCTGTATGAGCTGCGCGAGCACTCGGCGGGGCTGAACGCCGGGCGCTGGGACTACATCTTTTCCTACATCAAGAAGTTCCGGAACCGGGGCGACCGCATCCTCCCCGACCGCGCCCAGGTCACGATGGCGGTCCCGATGATGGCGAACTACTCCAAGCTCGCCATCCAGACGTGTCACAAACGGGGCGCCCCGGCCATCGGCGGCATGAGTGCGTTCATCCCGGTCAAGAACGACCCGGCGGCCAACGAGCGCGCCTTCGAGCAGGTCCGCGCCGACAAGGAACGCGAGGCGACGAACGGCCACGACGGCACCTGGGTCGCGCACCCCGGCATGGTTGGGCTCGCCACCGAGGTGTTCGACCGCCTGATGCCCACGCCCAACCAGATCGACTCGGGCAAGCAGATGGACCTCGCAGTCACCGCCGAGGACCTCCTCACCCCGCCGGAGGGCACCGTCACGGAAAGCGGCGTGCGGACGAACATCAGCGTCGGCATCCAGTACCTCGCCGCGTGGCTCCAGGGACGCGGCGCGGTGCCCATCCACAACCTGATGGAGGACGCCGCCACCGCCGAGATCAGCCGCGCGCAACTGTGGCAATGGCTGCACCAAGGCGTGCGGCTGGACGATGGCCGCACCCTCACCCCGGAATTGCTGGACGCCCTCTTCGGGGAGGAACTGGGCAAGCTCGGCCCGGACCTCGCCGAGGCGGGGCGGCTCTTCAAGGATGTGGCGACCCGCGACCCCCTTGCCGACTTCCTGACCCTTCCGGCTTACGAGCAGCTCGCGTGA
- a CDS encoding glycerate kinase type-2 family protein, giving the protein MTAPDPTATPPTASPTDRRALLEQSYRSALEAVAPARLLAPHLTGERPDFVLAFGKAALPMLRAALEAYPGVPGLAVPPRGTPDLSAPEGAEVLPGSHPVPDGHSTLAAERALARVRPLPEGARLLVLVSGGGSALLSAPWGVTLAQKQALTRDLLRAGAAIEEINAVRKHLSQVKGGRLAQATRAQVRALLISDVIGDDPSVIASGPTVPDATTFADALAVLDRYGLQAEEGRAHLTAGVRGDVPETPKPGELLHVENTIIGSNRVLLEAAQGFLRGQGVDAVILGDTFAGEARDLAGFHASLVRSIRTYGTPFRGPLVLLSGGEATVTVRGDGRGGRNQEFALWLLQELGERGVYALSAGSDGIDGHSDAAGAFLTPDSLARARSLGLDPRDFLARNDSGTFFAALGDALVTGPSGHNLNDYRAILVE; this is encoded by the coding sequence ATGACCGCCCCAGACCCGACGGCCACGCCCCCCACCGCCTCGCCGACGGACCGGCGGGCGCTGCTGGAACAGAGCTACCGCTCGGCGCTGGAGGCGGTGGCCCCCGCCCGGTTGCTGGCCCCGCACCTGACGGGAGAACGTCCTGATTTCGTGCTCGCCTTCGGGAAGGCGGCGTTGCCGATGCTGCGAGCGGCGCTGGAGGCGTATCCGGGTGTTCCTGGCCTGGCCGTGCCCCCCCGTGGAACCCCTGACCTGAGCGCACCGGAGGGGGCCGAAGTGCTCCCCGGCAGCCATCCCGTTCCCGACGGGCACAGCACCCTTGCCGCCGAACGGGCCTTGGCCCGGGTGCGGCCGTTGCCCGAGGGAGCGCGTCTGCTCGTCCTCGTCTCAGGCGGGGGAAGCGCCCTGCTGAGCGCGCCGTGGGGCGTCACCCTCGCGCAGAAACAGGCCCTGACCCGCGATCTCCTGCGCGCCGGGGCGGCCATCGAGGAGATCAACGCCGTCCGCAAGCACCTCTCGCAGGTCAAGGGTGGGAGGCTCGCCCAGGCCACCCGCGCCCAGGTCCGCGCCCTCCTGATCTCCGATGTCATCGGCGACGACCCCTCGGTGATCGCCAGCGGCCCCACCGTGCCGGACGCCACCACCTTCGCGGACGCCCTGGCGGTGCTCGACCGTTACGGCCTCCAGGCGGAGGAAGGCCGCGCGCACCTGACGGCGGGGGTCAGGGGCGACGTGCCCGAGACACCGAAGCCCGGCGAACTCCTTCACGTCGAGAACACCATCATCGGTTCCAACCGCGTGCTGCTGGAGGCGGCGCAGGGATTTCTGCGGGGGCAGGGGGTGGACGCCGTGATCCTCGGGGACACCTTTGCGGGGGAGGCGCGCGACCTGGCGGGCTTCCATGCCTCGCTGGTCCGCAGCATTCGCACGTACGGCACGCCCTTCCGGGGACCGCTGGTGCTGCTCTCCGGCGGCGAGGCGACGGTCACGGTGCGCGGGGACGGTCGCGGCGGGCGCAATCAGGAATTCGCGCTGTGGCTGTTGCAGGAGCTCGGCGAGCGCGGAGTCTACGCCCTCTCCGCCGGTTCGGACGGCATCGACGGCCACAGCGACGCGGCGGGGGCGTTCCTGACGCCCGATTCCCTCGCCCGCGCTCGCTCATTGGGCCTCGACCCGCGCGACTTCCTGGCCCGCAACGACTCGGGGACCTTCTTCGCGGCGCTGGGGGACGCCCTCGTCACCGGGCCGAGCGGGCACAACCTCAACGACTACCGCGCCATCCTCGTGGAGTAG
- a CDS encoding 2-hydroxy-3-oxopropionate reductase, with amino-acid sequence MTDGKERIGFIGLGIMGLPMARNLMKAGYTLTVNNRSPEPEQQLAAEGAQVARTAREVAEQSDIVITMLPDSPQVEEVVLGENGVAEGLASGGLYIDMSSIAPSTARKVAEALKAKGADSLDAPVSGGQVGAEQATLSIMVGGSEEGFERARPVFQAVGKNIVHIGGPGAGQVTKICNQIVVALTIQAVAEALTLARKSGVDAARVREALLGGFAQSRILDLHGQRILDGNFKPGFRINLHRKDLRLALEAGREQAVPLFATAGVAELMNSMIAQGMGDLDHSGLAALYGQLAGLD; translated from the coding sequence ATGACGGACGGCAAGGAACGCATCGGCTTCATCGGCCTGGGCATCATGGGCCTCCCGATGGCCCGCAACCTCATGAAGGCGGGTTACACGCTGACGGTGAACAACCGAAGCCCCGAGCCGGAGCAGCAGCTCGCCGCCGAGGGTGCCCAGGTCGCCCGCACTGCCCGCGAGGTTGCCGAGCAGAGTGACATCGTGATCACCATGCTGCCAGACAGCCCCCAGGTGGAAGAGGTCGTGCTGGGGGAAAACGGGGTGGCGGAAGGGCTCGCCTCCGGTGGCCTCTACATCGACATGAGCAGCATCGCCCCCAGCACCGCCCGCAAGGTGGCCGAGGCGCTGAAGGCGAAGGGGGCCGATTCGCTCGACGCGCCCGTGTCCGGCGGTCAGGTCGGCGCCGAACAGGCCACGCTGAGCATCATGGTGGGCGGCAGCGAGGAGGGCTTCGAGCGGGCCCGCCCCGTGTTCCAGGCGGTCGGCAAGAACATCGTCCACATCGGCGGTCCCGGGGCCGGTCAAGTCACCAAAATCTGCAACCAGATCGTCGTGGCCCTGACCATCCAGGCGGTCGCCGAGGCGCTGACCCTCGCCCGCAAGAGCGGCGTGGATGCGGCGCGTGTGCGGGAGGCGCTGCTGGGCGGCTTCGCCCAAAGCCGCATCCTCGACCTGCACGGGCAGCGCATTCTGGACGGCAACTTCAAGCCGGGCTTTCGCATCAACCTGCACCGCAAGGACCTGCGCCTCGCATTGGAGGCGGGCCGCGAGCAGGCCGTGCCGCTCTTCGCCACCGCGGGCGTCGCCGAACTGATGAACAGCATGATCGCGCAGGGGATGGGCGACCTCGACCACTCGGGCCTCGCGGCGCTGTACGGGCAACTCGCCGGGCTGGACTGA
- the hyi gene encoding hydroxypyruvate isomerase, translated as MTRFAANLTTLFQELPFLERFGAARQAGFTAVEYMFPYPYAPEELRDQLRQHGLTQVLFNLPAGDWAAGERGIAVLPDRQEEFRDGVARALTYVEALRGAQPPLVNCLVGKLPEGAHADEARRVLVENLRYAAAELKKVGVTLLIEPINPHDIPGFFLRTPDQAAGLIAEVGADNLRIQYDLYHQQRTEGQLLDTFRRLQDKIGHVQLADVPGRHQPGTGEINYPFLLAALDRDGYDGYVGLEYIPEGDTVSSLAWMDTLREGVTA; from the coding sequence ATGACCCGATTCGCCGCCAACCTCACCACGCTGTTTCAGGAGCTGCCCTTTCTGGAACGCTTCGGCGCCGCCCGTCAGGCAGGCTTTACCGCCGTGGAGTACATGTTCCCCTACCCCTACGCGCCCGAGGAGCTGCGGGATCAACTCCGGCAGCACGGGCTGACCCAGGTGCTGTTCAACCTGCCCGCCGGGGACTGGGCGGCGGGGGAACGCGGGATCGCCGTCCTGCCCGACCGTCAGGAAGAGTTCCGCGACGGCGTGGCCCGGGCGCTGACCTACGTGGAGGCGCTGCGGGGAGCACAGCCGCCCCTTGTGAACTGCCTAGTCGGGAAACTGCCGGAAGGTGCCCATGCCGATGAAGCCCGTCGCGTTCTGGTCGAGAACCTGCGTTACGCCGCCGCCGAGCTGAAGAAGGTGGGCGTCACCCTGCTGATCGAGCCCATCAACCCGCACGACATCCCCGGCTTCTTCCTGCGCACGCCCGACCAGGCGGCGGGGCTGATCGCCGAGGTTGGCGCGGACAACCTGCGCATCCAGTACGACCTCTACCACCAACAGCGCACCGAGGGGCAATTGCTCGACACCTTCCGCCGCCTGCAAGACAAGATTGGTCATGTGCAGCTCGCGGACGTGCCGGGCCGCCACCAGCCGGGCACCGGGGAGATCAACTACCCTTTCTTGCTCGCCGCGCTGGACCGGGACGGGTACGACGGCTACGTGGGACTGGAGTACATCCCCGAGGGGGACACGGTGAGTTCGCTGGCCTGGATGGACACGCTCAGGGAAGGAGTGACGGCATGA
- the gcl gene encoding glyoxylate carboligase translates to MPKMTAVEAAVHVLRLEGVETAFGVPGAAINPLYAALRKLGGINHVLARHVEGASHMADGYTRAKAGNIGVCIGTSGPAGTDMITGLYAASADSVPILCITGQAPRARLYKEDFQAVDIESIAKPVTKMAVTVREPALVPRVFQQAFHLMRSGRPGPVLIDLPFDVQMAEIEFDPETYSPLPVYKPAATRAQVEKAMELLQAAERPLIVAGGGIINADASDLLQTFAELTGVPVIPTLMGWGTIPDDHPLMAGMVGLQTSQRYGNATMLASDFVLGIGNRWANRHTGGLDVYTQGRKFVHVDIEPTQIGRVFGPDYGIVSDAKAALELFVEVAREWRAAGKLKDRGEWAEECRERKRTMLRKTHYDNVPIKPQRVYEEMNKAFDRDSVYVTTIGLSQIAGGQFLHVYKPRHWINAGQAGPLGWTVPAALGVVAARPDAEVVALSGDYDFQFMIEELAVGAQFNLPYLQVLVNNSYLGLIRQSQRGFEMDYQVQLAFDNINSPETQGYGVDHLKVAEGLGCKALRVTQPDEILPAFEKARDLMREFRVPVVVEVILERVTNISMGTEINAVTEFEELAEDARQDAPTAIAMLD, encoded by the coding sequence ATGCCCAAGATGACCGCAGTCGAGGCGGCCGTTCACGTGTTGCGCCTGGAGGGTGTGGAGACCGCCTTCGGGGTGCCGGGAGCGGCCATCAACCCCCTGTACGCCGCGCTGCGCAAGCTCGGCGGGATCAACCACGTCCTCGCCCGGCACGTCGAGGGCGCCTCCCACATGGCCGACGGGTACACCCGCGCGAAGGCCGGGAACATCGGCGTCTGCATCGGCACGAGCGGCCCCGCCGGGACGGACATGATCACCGGCCTGTATGCGGCGAGCGCCGACTCGGTGCCCATCCTGTGCATCACCGGGCAGGCCCCGCGCGCCCGGCTGTACAAGGAGGACTTCCAGGCGGTGGACATCGAGAGCATCGCCAAGCCGGTGACGAAGATGGCCGTCACGGTGCGTGAGCCCGCCCTCGTTCCCCGGGTCTTCCAGCAGGCCTTCCACCTGATGCGCTCGGGGCGGCCCGGCCCGGTCCTGATCGACCTGCCCTTCGACGTGCAGATGGCCGAGATCGAGTTCGACCCGGAAACATACTCGCCCCTGCCTGTCTACAAGCCCGCCGCCACCCGCGCGCAGGTGGAAAAGGCGATGGAGCTGCTCCAGGCTGCCGAGCGTCCCCTGATCGTGGCGGGCGGCGGGATCATCAACGCGGACGCTTCGGACCTCCTCCAGACCTTCGCGGAGCTGACCGGCGTGCCCGTCATTCCCACCCTGATGGGCTGGGGCACCATCCCCGACGACCACCCGCTGATGGCGGGGATGGTGGGCCTCCAGACCTCGCAGCGGTACGGCAACGCGACGATGCTCGCCTCCGACTTCGTGCTCGGCATCGGCAACCGCTGGGCGAACCGGCACACCGGCGGGCTGGACGTGTACACCCAGGGGCGCAAGTTCGTCCACGTGGACATCGAGCCCACCCAGATCGGGCGCGTCTTCGGCCCCGACTACGGAATCGTCAGCGACGCGAAGGCCGCCCTCGAACTGTTCGTCGAGGTGGCGCGCGAGTGGCGGGCGGCGGGGAAACTCAAGGACCGCGGCGAGTGGGCCGAGGAGTGCCGCGAGCGCAAGCGGACGATGCTGCGCAAGACGCACTACGACAACGTGCCGATCAAGCCCCAGCGCGTCTACGAGGAGATGAACAAGGCGTTCGACCGCGACAGCGTGTACGTGACCACCATCGGGCTCTCGCAGATTGCGGGCGGGCAGTTCCTGCACGTCTACAAGCCCCGCCACTGGATCAACGCCGGGCAGGCCGGGCCGCTGGGCTGGACGGTGCCCGCCGCGCTGGGTGTGGTCGCCGCCCGCCCCGACGCGGAGGTCGTCGCCCTCTCCGGCGACTACGACTTCCAATTCATGATCGAGGAGCTGGCGGTGGGCGCGCAGTTCAACCTGCCCTACCTTCAGGTGCTCGTGAACAACTCGTACCTGGGGCTGATCCGCCAGTCGCAGCGCGGCTTCGAGATGGACTATCAGGTCCAGCTCGCCTTCGACAACATCAATTCGCCCGAGACCCAGGGCTACGGGGTGGACCACCTCAAGGTCGCCGAGGGCCTGGGCTGCAAGGCGCTGCGTGTAACCCAGCCGGACGAGATTCTGCCCGCCTTCGAGAAGGCCCGCGACCTGATGCGCGAGTTCCGGGTGCCGGTCGTGGTCGAGGTGATTCTGGAGCGCGTCACGAACATCAGCATGGGCACCGAGATCAACGCCGTCACCGAGTTCGAGGAACTGGCGGAAGACGCCCGGCAGGACGCGCCAACGGCCATCGCCATGCTGGATTGA
- a CDS encoding malate synthase A, with translation MTTPETTTHRTLQGLFARRWQELLAPVPWTPGFASHSTALRQSEWQVASPPGELRARQVEQLVEASDAGALGQALAAGPDALIFDFDDTFSPTSANVRAGHANLGRLRGHTRPLVMMRPRPLYMREPGSTDSATVGDLAAFVEAFREREYLYVYIPKLEFPHEAEFWRDLLDETERQYGRAPNSIRVCLQIETLPGAFHAEELLYVLRERAFGLNAGRWDYVFSAVKWLGREEGFCLPERAQLHMGQPSMRAYEEHLARVCARRGAQAIGGTAALAPDPADPEPALAVVRADKEREAARGYVAAWAGLPGLIPTVRAAFQAAPPAAPPPPLPEEEVAAGLLAFPRAEEVPLAAVREVVGVATSYFRAWLGGRGVIVRQGRVEDTATAELARAQLWGWVHHRLPLDTGEALTPERFEELLAEGADPQEPAARLLRALVLTDTCPAFFPQVARTPAEVES, from the coding sequence GTGACGACACCTGAGACCACCACCCACCGCACGTTGCAGGGGCTGTTCGCCCGGCGCTGGCAGGAGTTGCTCGCCCCGGTCCCCTGGACGCCCGGCTTCGCTTCGCATAGCACCGCCCTCCGCCAGTCCGAGTGGCAGGTGGCCTCCCCACCGGGCGAACTCCGGGCCCGTCAGGTGGAGCAGTTGGTGGAGGCGAGCGACGCCGGGGCCCTTGGGCAGGCCCTGGCCGCGGGTCCCGACGCGCTGATCTTCGACTTCGACGACACCTTCTCGCCCACCTCGGCCAACGTCCGCGCTGGGCACGCCAACCTGGGGCGGCTGCGGGGCCACACCCGGCCCCTCGTCATGATGCGGCCCCGCCCGCTGTACATGCGTGAGCCCGGGAGCACGGACAGCGCGACCGTGGGCGACCTCGCCGCGTTCGTGGAGGCGTTTCGTGAACGCGAGTATCTGTACGTCTACATCCCCAAGCTGGAGTTTCCCCACGAGGCCGAATTCTGGCGCGACCTGCTGGACGAAACCGAGCGGCAATATGGGCGGGCACCGAACAGCATCCGCGTCTGCCTCCAGATCGAGACGCTGCCCGGGGCCTTCCACGCGGAGGAACTGCTCTACGTGCTGCGTGAGCGGGCTTTTGGGCTGAACGCGGGGCGCTGGGACTATGTGTTCAGCGCCGTGAAGTGGCTGGGGCGGGAGGAGGGGTTCTGCCTGCCGGAACGCGCGCAGCTCCACATGGGGCAGCCGTCCATGCGGGCGTACGAGGAACACCTCGCGCGGGTGTGTGCCCGCCGTGGGGCACAAGCCATCGGGGGCACTGCCGCCCTGGCCCCCGATCCCGCCGACCCCGAACCCGCCCTCGCCGTCGTCCGCGCCGACAAGGAACGCGAGGCCGCGCGCGGGTACGTCGCCGCCTGGGCCGGGCTGCCGGGCCTGATTCCCACCGTCCGGGCCGCGTTCCAGGCCGCGCCTCCCGCCGCCCCACCCCCACCCCTGCCCGAGGAGGAGGTCGCGGCGGGACTGCTTGCCTTTCCCCGGGCGGAGGAAGTGCCCCTCGCCGCCGTGCGCGAGGTCGTCGGCGTGGCGACCAGCTACTTCCGGGCGTGGCTCGGCGGGCGGGGCGTCATCGTGCGGCAGGGGAGGGTGGAGGACACGGCCACCGCCGAACTCGCCCGCGCGCAGCTCTGGGGGTGGGTGCATCACCGTCTGCCGCTGGACACGGGAGAGGCGCTGACCCCCGAGCGCTTCGAGGAACTGCTCGCCGAGGGGGCGGACCCGCAGGAACCCGCCGCGCGGCTGCTGCGGGCGCTCGTCCTCACCGATACCTGTCCCGCCTTCTTCCCGCAGGTGGCCCGGACCCCGGCTGAGGTGGAATCCTGA
- a CDS encoding allantoate amidohydrolase, giving the protein MTMTSEWTELAGRTLACCADIAACSEVPGQITRTFLCAPMHDAHARLDAWAASLGLQAREDAAGNWRATRRSTNPTARTLVIGSHLDSVPNAGAYDGVLGVVLGLALLDALGDTPLPYHVELVGFSEEEGVRFGVPFIGSRALVGTAGELLDVADAGGRTVAQAIADYGLDVGRLDEARLTGDVLGYLEMHIEQGPVLEAEGRSLGLVEAIAGQSRLNLTFAGKANHAGTTPMHLRRDALTGASALVLAAETLARNTPGLVATVGSLTPLPGASNVIPGEVHLTLDLRHARDEVRLGALDQLLTVGDGIARERGLTFTHELRMEEHATPMDPALTALLGEAMRAEGHPASPMVSGAGHDAMLVGQVWPAAMLFLRSPGGLSHHPDESVLEEDVEAALRTSARFLRLLAEREEAR; this is encoded by the coding sequence ATGACCATGACCTCCGAGTGGACGGAACTCGCCGGGCGCACCCTCGCCTGCTGTGCCGACATCGCCGCGTGCAGCGAGGTCCCCGGCCAGATCACCCGCACCTTCCTCTGCGCGCCCATGCACGACGCGCACGCGCGGCTGGACGCCTGGGCCGCCTCGCTGGGCCTCCAGGCCCGCGAGGACGCGGCCGGAAACTGGCGCGCGACCCGCCGCAGCACGAATCCCACCGCCCGCACCCTGGTCATCGGCTCGCACCTCGACAGCGTGCCCAACGCCGGGGCCTATGACGGCGTGCTCGGCGTGGTGCTGGGGCTCGCCCTGCTGGACGCGCTGGGGGACACCCCCCTTCCCTACCACGTCGAGCTGGTCGGCTTCAGCGAGGAGGAGGGCGTGCGCTTCGGCGTGCCCTTTATCGGCAGCCGGGCGCTCGTCGGTACGGCGGGCGAGCTGCTGGACGTGGCCGATGCGGGGGGCCGGACCGTCGCCCAGGCCATTGCCGACTACGGGCTGGATGTGGGCCGCCTGGACGAGGCGCGGCTCACGGGAGACGTGCTGGGCTACCTGGAAATGCACATCGAGCAGGGGCCGGTGCTGGAGGCCGAGGGGAGATCGCTCGGGCTGGTCGAGGCCATCGCCGGGCAGTCGCGGCTGAACCTGACTTTCGCGGGCAAGGCCAACCACGCGGGCACCACGCCGATGCATCTGCGCCGCGACGCGCTGACGGGGGCCAGCGCCCTCGTCCTCGCCGCCGAAACCCTCGCCCGGAACACGCCCGGGCTGGTCGCCACTGTCGGCTCGCTGACCCCGCTGCCGGGCGCGAGCAACGTCATTCCCGGCGAGGTCCACCTCACCCTCGACCTCCGCCACGCCCGGGACGAGGTGCGTCTGGGCGCGCTGGATCAGCTTCTGACCGTGGGCGACGGGATCGCGCGGGAACGCGGGCTCACCTTCACCCACGAGCTGCGGATGGAGGAGCACGCGACCCCGATGGACCCCGCCCTCACCGCCCTGCTGGGCGAGGCGATGCGCGCCGAGGGCCACCCCGCCTCCCCGATGGTCAGCGGCGCCGGGCACGACGCGATGCTGGTGGGGCAGGTGTGGCCCGCCGCGATGCTCTTTCTGCGCAGCCCCGGTGGCCTGAGCCACCACCCCGATGAGTCGGTATTGGAAGAGGACGTGGAGGCCGCCCTGCGCACCTCGGCCCGATTCCTGCGCCTGCTGGCCGAGCGCGAGGAGGCCCGCTGA